From Zalophus californianus isolate mZalCal1 chromosome 16, mZalCal1.pri.v2, whole genome shotgun sequence, one genomic window encodes:
- the KRT9 gene encoding keratin, type I cytoskeletal 9 encodes MSCRQFMSSPWGCNSSGGSGGSMMSSFSRMSCSGAGGGGGRFSSSSSYGAGSSGACGRGGGGSFGSRYGRGSGGGFSAGSFGGRSRGFSGGSGGCFGGGSGGGLGGSGGFGGSSGGGFGGGSGGGFGGGFGGGFGGSGGFGSGFDSGAGGILGADEKTTMQDLNFRLASYLDKVQALESANKELENKIREWYDKQGPRAFHRDYSSYYDTIEDLKNHIVNITLNSSKTLLDLDNTRMTLDDFRMKYEMENSLRQGVDADINGLRKVLDDLTMQKSDLEMQYESLREELIALKKNHDEEMNQLTGQNSGNVSVEINAAPGKDLTKILNDMREEYERISAKNRRDIEEQYETQMSQMEQEVMNSGREMESNHKEVTQLRHSIQEMEIELQSQLSRKSALEKSLEDTKNRYCGQLQQLQEQISNLEGQISEIREEIECQNQEYSLLLNIKTRLEQEIKTYHSLLEGGQEDFESHESGRSHFGGGRNRYKGGSGGSHGRGSWGGSGGSYGGGSSSGGRTGGSHGGGSGGSYGGGSGGSYGGGSSSGGRTGGSHGGGSGGSYGGGSGGSYGGGSSSGGRTGGSHGGGSGGSYGGGSGGSYGGGSSSGGGCGGGYEEGNVSKGGSGRPSQSQSSSSKSGECDDKQGYQN; translated from the exons ATGAGTTGCAGACAGTTCATGTCCTCCCCGTGGGGCTGCAACAGctctgggggcagtgggggcagcATGATGTCCTCGTTCAGCCGCATGAGCTGCTCAGgggctggtggaggagggggcagatTCAGCTCTTCCAGTAGCTACGGAGCGGGGAGCTCTGGGGCCtgtgggaggggaggtggtggcagTTTCGGCTCCAGGTACGGCAGAGGATCTGGGGGTGGTTTTAGTGCTGGTAGCTTTGGTGGACGTTCTAGGGGTTTCAGTGGTGGCTCTGGAGGATGCTTTGGGGGTGGATCTGGAGGAGGCCTTGGGGGCTCTGGGGGCTTTGGTGGTAGTTCTGGAGGAGGCTTTGGGGGTGGTTCTGGAGGAGGCTTTGGTGGTGGTTTTGGAGGAGGCTTTGGGGGATCTGGGGGCTTTGGCAGTGGCTTTGACAGTGGTGCTGGTGGTATTCTGGGTGCTGATGAGAAGACCACCATGCAGGACCTCAATTTCCGGCTGGCCTCCTACTTGGATAAAGTGCAGGCACTGGAGAGTGCCAACAAGGAACTGGAGAATAAGATCCGAGAATGGTATGACAAGCAGGGGCCCAGGGCCTTCCATAGGGATTACTCATCTTACTATGACACTATCGAAGACCTCAAGAACCAT attgtgaACATCACACTGAACAGCAGTAAGACTCTCCTGGATCTTGACAACACTCGCATGACATTGGATGACTTCAGGATGAA GTATGAGATGGAGAACAGCCTGCGACAAGGAGTGGATGCTGACATCAATGGCTTGCGGAAGGTGCTAGATGATCTGACCATGCAAAAATCTGACCTGGAGATGCAGTATGAGTCTCTGCGGGAGGAACTGATTGCCCTCAAGAAGAATCATGATGAG GAGATGAACCAGCTGACTGGGCAGAACTCTGGAAATGTCAGTGTGGAGATAAATGCTGCTCCTGGCAAAGATCTCACCAAGATCCTCAATGACATGCGTGAGGAGTATGAGCGGATCAGTGCTAAGAACCGTAGGGACATTGAGGAGCAATATGAGACTCAG ATGAGCCAGATGGAGCAGGAGGTGATGAATAGTGGCCGGGAGATGGAGTCCAACCACAAGGAGGTGACCCAGCTCCGGCACAGCATCCAGGAGATGGAGATTGAGCTGCAGTCTCAGCTCAGCAGG AAATCAGCCCTGGAGAAGTCCTTGGAAGATACCAAGAACCGCTACTGTGGCCAGCTGCAGCAGTTGCAGGAGCAGATCAGTAACCTCGAGGGCCAAATCTCTGAGATCCGGGAAGAGATTGAATGCCAGAATCAGGAATACAGCCTTCTGCTCAATATCAAGACACGGCTGGAGCAGGAAATTAAGACCTACCACAGCCTCCTTGAGGGTGGCCAGGAGGACTT TGAATCTCATGAATCTGGACGAAGTCACTTTGGAGGTGGCAGAAATAGATATAAAGGTGGAAGTGGAGGCAGTCATGGAAGAGGATCCTGGGGAGGAAGTGGAGGCAGCTATGGTGGAGGAAGTAGTTCTGGAGGAAGAACTGGAGGCAGCCatggaggaggaagtggtggCAGCTacggaggaggaagtggaggcagCTATGGTGGAGGAAGTAGTTCTGGAGGAAGAACTGGAGGCAGCCatggaggaggaagtggtggCAGCTacggaggaggaagtggaggcagCTATGGTGGAGGAAGTAGTTCTGGAGGAAGAACTGGAGGCAGCCatggaggaggaagtggtggCAGCTacggaggaggaagtggaggcagCTATGGTGGAGGAAGTAGTTCTGGAGGAGGATGTGGTGGTGGCTATGAAGAAGGAAATGTGTCCAAAGGAGGAAGTGGAAGACCATCTCAGTCCCAGTCCTCTTCCTCCAAATCTGGTGAATGTGATGATAAACAAG GCTACCAGAATTGA
- the KRT14 gene encoding keratin, type I cytoskeletal 14 codes for MTTSSRQFTSSSSMKGSCGIGGGSSRMSSVLAGGSCRAPSAYGGLSVSTSRYSSGGACGLGGGYGGGFSSSSSFGGGLGSGFGGGYGGGLGAGFGGGLGAGFGGGFGGGDGLLVGSEKVTMQNLNDRLASYLDKVRALEEANTDLEVKIRDWYQRQRPAETKDYSPYFKTIEDLRNKILTATVDNANVLLQIDNARLAADDFRTKYETELNLRMSVEADTNGLRRVLDELTLSRADLEMQIESLKEELAYLKKNHEEEMNALRGQVGGDVNVEMDAAPGVDLSRILNEMRDQYEKMAEKNRKDAEDWFFSKTEELNREVATNSELVQSGKSEISELRRTVQNLEIELQSQLSMKASLENSLEETKGRYCMQLAQIQDLIGNVEEQLAQLRCEMEQQNQEYKILLDVKTRLEQEIATYRRLLEGEDAHLSSSQFSSGSQSSRDVTSSSRQIRTKVMDVHDGKVVSTHEQVLRTKN; via the exons ATGACCACCAGCAGCCGCCAGTTCACCTCCTCCAGCTCCATGAAGGGCTCCTGTGGCATCGGTGGTGGCTCCAGCCGCATGTCCTCTGTCCTGGCCGGAGGGTCCTGCCGGGCCCCCAGCGCCTACGGGGGCCTGTCAGTCTCCACCTCCCGCTACTCCTCCGGGGGGGCCTGCGGCCTGGGGGGCGGCTATGGCGGCGgcttcagcagcagcagcagcttcgGGGGGGGCCTGGGTAGCGGCTTTGGTGGAGGATACGGTGGTGGCCTCGGTGCTGGCTTTGGCGGTGGCCTCGGTGCTGGCTTCGGCGGTGGCTTCGGCGGTGGCGATGGGCTCCTGGTGGGCAGCGAGAAGGTGACCATGCAGAACCTCAACGACCGCCTGGCCTCCTACCTGGACAAGGTGCGTGCCCTGGAGGAGGCCAACACCGACCTGGAGGTGAAGATCCGCGACTGGTACCAGAGGCAGCGGCCGGCTGAGACCAAGGACTACAGCCCCTACTTCAAGACCATCGAGGACCTGCGGAACAAG ATCCTCACGGCCACTGTGGACAATGCTAATGTCCTCCTGCAGATTGACAATGCCCGCCTGGCTGCTGATGACTTCCGTACCAA GTACGAGACAGAGCTGAACCTGCGCATGAGTGTGGAAGCCGACACCAATGGCCTACGCCGGGTGCTGGATGAGCTGACCCTGTCCAGAGCTGATCTGGAGATGCAGATTGAGAGCCTGAAGGAGGAGCTGGCCTACCTGAAGAAGAACCATGAGGAG GAGATGAATGCTCTTAGAGGCCAGGTGGGCGGAGATGTCAACGTGGAGATGGATGCTGCCCCCGGTGTGGACCTGAGCCGCATCCTGAATGAAATGCGCGACCAGTATGAGAAGATGGCGGAGAAGAACCGCAAGGACGCCGAAGACTGGTTCTTCAGCAAG acAGAGGAGCTGAACCGCGAGGTGGCCACCAACAGCGAACTGGTGCAGAGTGGCAAGAGCGAGATCTCCGAGCTCCGGCGCACTGTGCAGAACCTAGAGATTGAGCTGCAGTCCCAGCTCAGCATG AAAGCATCCTTGGAGAACAGCCTGGAGGAGACCAAAGGCCGCTACTGCATGCAGCTGGCCCAGATCCAGGACCTGATTGGCAACGTGGAGGAGCAGCTGGCCCAGCTGCGCTGCGAGATGGAGCAGCAGAACCAGGAGTACAAGATCCTGCTGGACGTGAAGACGCGGCTGGAGCAGGAGATCGCCACCTACCGCCGCCTGCTGGAGGGCGAGGATGCCCA cctctcctcctcccagttCTCCTCTGGCTCTCAGTCCTCCAGAGATG TGACCTCCTCCAGTCGCCAGATCCGCACCAAGGTCATGGATGTGCACGATGGCAAGGTGGTGTCCACTCACGAGCAGGTTCTTCGCACCAAGAACTGA